From a single Capsicum annuum cultivar UCD-10X-F1 chromosome 12, UCD10Xv1.1, whole genome shotgun sequence genomic region:
- the LOC107851248 gene encoding pathogenesis-related protein R major form encodes MKAHHTRPLDQLFKPHRRNTFSSLTSNKKKKMSFLKFFPFLVFLYFGQYFLSVTHAATFDIINRCTYTVWAAASPGGGKQLNSGDSWNLNVNPGTVQARIWGRTNCNFDGSGRGRCETGDCNGLLECQGYGSPPNTLAEFALNQPNNLDYVDISLVDGFNVPMEFSPTNGACRNLICNAPINEQCPSQLQTQGGCNNPCTVFKTNEYCCTNGPGSCGPTDLSKFFKQRCPDAYSYPQDDPTSLFTCPSGTNYRVVFCP; translated from the coding sequence ATGAAAGCTCATCACACTAGGCCACTAGATCAGCTATTTAAACCCCATAGACGTAACACATTTTCAAGTTTaacttcaaacaaaaaaaaaaaaatgagctTCCTCAAATTCTTCCCCTTTTTGGTCTTCCTTTACTTTGGCCAATACTTCTTGTCAGTTACTCATGCTGCCACTTTTGACATTATCAATCGGTGCACCTACACAGTCTGGGCCGCTGCCTCACCTGGTGGAGGCAAGCAGCTCAACTCGGGCGATTCTTGGAACCTTAATGTGAATCCAGGAACAGTTCAGGCTCGCATTTGGGGCCGAACCAATTGTAACTTTGATGGTAGTGGCCGAGGCAGATGCGAGACTGGAGACTGTAATGGGCTACTAGAATGTCAAGGCTATGGAAGTCCACCCAACACTTTAGCTGAATTTGCACTTAACCAGCCCAATAACTTGGACTATGTAGATATTTCTTTAGTCGATGGTTTCAACGTTCCTATGGAATTCAGTCCAACCAATGGTGCATGTCGTAATCTCATATGCAACGCACCTATTAACGAGCAATGTCCAAGCCAATTACAGACACAGGGTGGATGTAACAACCCGTGCACGGTTTTCAAGACCAATGAATATTGTTGTACAAATGGACCTGGATCATGTGGACCTACTGATTTGTCGAAGTTTTTCAAGCAAAGGTGCCCAGATGCTTATAGTTATCCACAGGATGATCCAACTAGTCTGTTTACATGTCCTTCTGGTACAAATTACAGGGTTGTCTTCTGTCCTTGA